From the Primulina tabacum isolate GXHZ01 chromosome 15, ASM2559414v2, whole genome shotgun sequence genome, one window contains:
- the LOC142527323 gene encoding uncharacterized protein LOC142527323 produces MVCFCFLVDQKRVMRRSKPVAGMCSRCRHSALVADMKTLTRFCYIPFYSKSWKAIVCSFCGSILKSYR; encoded by the coding sequence ATGGTTTGTTTCTGTTTTCTGGTGGACCAGAAGAGGGTGATGCGGCGGAGCAAGCCGGTGGCGGGGATGTGTTCGCGGTGCCGACACAGCGCATTGGTGGCTGATATGAAAACCTTGACGAGGTTTTGTTACATCCCATTTTATTCGAAATCGTGGAAAGCCATCGTATGTAGCTTCTGCGGCTCCATCCTCAAATCGTATCGGTGA